The proteins below are encoded in one region of Flammeovirga kamogawensis:
- a CDS encoding efflux RND transporter permease subunit translates to MISRFFINRPIFAAVLAIFIVIVGGISMSMLPISQYPQITPPTVTVTGMYPGADATTIAQSVGAPLEEAINGVEGMIYMSSTSNNDGIYSLTITFEVGTDVNIATVLVENKVSQALPQLPSIVQKLGVTTQKKSTNMVILGSIYAKDGAHLDSTFLANYADAYIADELRRIEGVGDVTIFGVGDYSIRVWLNPDALEDHGMSPSDVVTAIQNQNQETSAGHIGQSPGLQKQVSTYAINVYPGRLKDVADFENIIVNTTPEGGTVYLKDVAEINLGSEKYTMSFKSKGKLAGGIGVYQLPNSNALDVSNAVRAKLDELKESFPEGMDYHITIDTTDYVTASIKEVIETLLIAVFLVFVVMYMFLQSWRATIIPSVTIPVALIGAFAAMAAFGFSINILTLFGIVLAIGIVVDDAIVVVENTSRYLEEGLSPKEAAIKAMQEVTGPIVATTLVLMSVFIPAAMMSGITGELYKQFALTIAFSTLFSALNALTLTPALCSLILRKEVPSKFFIFVYFNKGYDYITNKYHKGVAFTLRKMFIFIFLYLLISGLSFVGYSILPATFIPNEDQGYMLVSAQLPDASTLSRTNEVATKLDSLFGTVDGVDDWISINGYSIIDGATASNQLTIFIRFEDWDTRLKKGRNLLVILNEINKKAYEIDEAVIFSFVPPAINGLGASGGIQLVLQDKQGDQFDRLQKFTEKFSSKIKSSKIFKGANATFRANIPNVTLFVDAQKAMMYDIPLNEIYTALNSVTGSQYVNDFSKWGRTFQVNVQGEKEYRKVLADVYKIKIKNAKGQLVSLDNIVSSNYSFSPQIVTRYNMFNASNIIAQVGPMYSSGAGIKELNKWVKEDLDITMDAEWTGMAYQEIKAGSNTIFIFGMAILLVYLVLAAQYESWLDPFAVILAVPMAIFGAVLFVAYKGQLNSIYMQIGVVLLVALSSKNAILIVEFARENLTKGLALKEAIINAAVLRFRPILMTSFAFILGVYPLVIATGAGANSRHALGATVFGGMLSSTLLSIFFTPVIYYGLHRLSQLFKK, encoded by the coding sequence ATGATCTCTCGCTTTTTTATCAATCGACCAATATTTGCTGCAGTACTTGCAATTTTTATTGTAATCGTTGGTGGCATATCAATGTCAATGTTACCAATCTCACAATATCCGCAAATTACTCCACCTACTGTAACTGTAACGGGTATGTATCCTGGAGCAGATGCAACAACGATTGCACAATCTGTTGGTGCTCCTTTAGAAGAAGCAATTAATGGAGTAGAAGGGATGATATATATGTCTTCTACTAGTAATAATGATGGTATTTATTCGCTTACAATCACTTTTGAGGTAGGAACAGATGTAAATATTGCAACTGTTTTAGTAGAAAATAAAGTATCTCAGGCATTGCCACAATTACCTTCTATTGTACAGAAATTGGGTGTAACTACTCAAAAGAAGTCTACAAATATGGTAATTCTTGGTAGTATTTATGCCAAAGATGGTGCACATTTAGATTCTACTTTTTTAGCAAATTATGCTGATGCTTATATTGCTGATGAATTAAGAAGAATTGAAGGAGTAGGCGATGTAACAATTTTTGGAGTAGGAGATTACAGTATTCGTGTTTGGCTAAACCCAGATGCTTTAGAAGATCATGGAATGTCTCCTTCTGACGTTGTAACTGCAATTCAGAATCAGAATCAAGAAACTTCGGCAGGGCATATTGGACAATCACCTGGTTTGCAAAAACAAGTTTCTACATATGCTATTAATGTTTATCCAGGTAGATTAAAAGACGTTGCAGATTTTGAGAACATTATAGTGAATACAACTCCAGAAGGAGGAACGGTTTACCTTAAAGATGTTGCAGAAATCAATTTAGGAAGTGAGAAATATACAATGTCTTTTAAATCTAAAGGGAAATTAGCAGGAGGTATTGGTGTATATCAATTACCTAATTCTAATGCCTTGGATGTATCGAATGCAGTAAGAGCTAAATTAGATGAATTAAAAGAATCCTTTCCAGAGGGAATGGATTATCATATTACAATTGATACGACAGATTATGTAACGGCATCTATTAAAGAAGTTATTGAAACATTATTGATTGCAGTATTTTTAGTTTTTGTGGTAATGTATATGTTTCTCCAAAGTTGGAGAGCAACAATAATTCCTTCTGTAACTATTCCTGTGGCATTAATTGGCGCCTTTGCAGCAATGGCAGCGTTTGGTTTCTCCATTAATATTCTTACTCTTTTCGGTATTGTGCTTGCAATTGGTATTGTGGTAGATGATGCTATTGTAGTAGTAGAAAATACAAGTAGGTATTTAGAAGAAGGATTGTCACCCAAAGAAGCTGCTATAAAGGCAATGCAAGAGGTAACTGGTCCTATTGTAGCAACAACATTAGTACTTATGTCTGTGTTTATTCCTGCAGCAATGATGTCTGGAATAACAGGAGAGTTGTACAAACAATTTGCTTTAACAATTGCTTTTTCAACATTATTTAGTGCTTTAAATGCACTTACTTTAACACCTGCATTGTGTTCTTTGATTTTAAGAAAAGAGGTGCCTTCTAAGTTCTTTATATTTGTCTATTTTAATAAAGGATACGATTATATAACAAATAAATACCATAAAGGAGTTGCGTTTACATTACGTAAAATGTTTATTTTCATCTTTTTGTATTTACTTATTTCAGGTTTGTCGTTTGTTGGTTATTCAATTTTGCCAGCTACGTTTATTCCAAATGAAGATCAAGGGTATATGTTAGTTTCAGCACAGTTACCAGATGCCTCTACATTATCTAGAACAAACGAAGTTGCTACAAAACTTGATAGCCTTTTTGGAACAGTAGACGGTGTAGATGATTGGATTTCTATTAATGGATATTCTATTATTGATGGTGCGACGGCATCCAATCAATTGACAATATTTATTCGTTTTGAAGATTGGGATACGCGCCTTAAAAAAGGTAGAAATCTACTTGTAATTTTAAATGAGATTAATAAAAAAGCTTATGAAATTGATGAGGCTGTAATCTTTTCTTTTGTTCCTCCTGCCATTAATGGTTTGGGTGCTTCTGGAGGTATACAATTGGTTTTACAAGATAAACAAGGTGATCAGTTTGACAGATTACAGAAATTCACTGAAAAATTCTCTTCTAAAATTAAATCATCTAAAATATTTAAAGGTGCAAATGCAACATTTAGAGCGAATATACCTAATGTAACTTTATTTGTTGATGCACAGAAAGCCATGATGTATGATATTCCTTTGAATGAAATATACACAGCTTTAAATTCAGTTACTGGATCTCAATATGTAAATGATTTCTCTAAATGGGGTAGAACATTTCAAGTTAATGTTCAAGGTGAAAAAGAGTATAGAAAAGTACTTGCTGATGTTTATAAAATCAAGATTAAGAATGCAAAAGGACAACTAGTTTCTTTAGATAACATTGTTAGTTCTAATTATTCTTTCTCACCTCAGATAGTAACAAGATACAACATGTTTAATGCTAGTAATATCATTGCTCAAGTTGGTCCAATGTACAGTTCTGGAGCAGGTATTAAAGAGCTGAACAAATGGGTAAAGGAAGACTTAGATATAACAATGGATGCTGAATGGACTGGTATGGCTTATCAAGAAATAAAAGCGGGGTCCAATACCATTTTTATCTTTGGAATGGCAATCTTGTTGGTTTATTTAGTATTGGCAGCACAGTACGAATCTTGGTTAGATCCCTTTGCTGTAATCTTAGCAGTACCAATGGCAATATTTGGAGCAGTATTGTTTGTAGCTTACAAAGGACAGTTAAATAGTATTTATATGCAGATAGGTGTAGTATTACTAGTTGCGTTATCTTCTAAAAATGCCATTTTAATTGTAGAGTTTGCTAGAGAGAATTTAACAAAAGGTCTAGCACTTAAGGAAGCAATTATTAATGCTGCAGTTTTAAGATTTAGACCTATATTAATGACCTCATTTGCCTTTATTTTAGGTGTTTATCCATTAGTTATTGCAACAGGAGCTGGTGCAAATTCAAGACATGCATTAGGAGCAACAGTATTTGGAGGAATGTTATCTTCTACATTGTTATCAATTTTCTTTACACCAGTTATTTATTATGGACTTCATAGATTAAGTCAATTATTCAAAAAATAA
- a CDS encoding efflux RND transporter periplasmic adaptor subunit, with translation MKVLYFLPLLMAFLFTSCYKKPDMYQAPEVPTVKVGHPKKEQVNIFDTYTGYTEALNKVSIVPRVTGELKNRYFVPGQYVKKGQLLFQLEKEPYLSQLHKAEASVERAKADVAVKEATYKSYKKLVKTSAVSELQYLESKAKVDESKAMLANANSQLEVATTQYSYTKITAPISGVISDYYVDNGNIVTGNSGVQLAYIVDSHLMNIYFTIPAAKYYSIIRSKENVTDLPITVMADDNKTLLSEGKVIYHDPKVDLNSGSITLKAQVKNNDKVLVDGTYVRVKLAKRAKEDVLLIPQVAVERDQVGPYVYTVAQDTVEQHRIKLGTQVGENVIVTSGVELDDNLIVSGIQRARVGIKVHAIAQ, from the coding sequence ATGAAAGTTCTCTATTTTCTACCACTTCTAATGGCATTTTTATTTACTTCTTGCTATAAGAAACCAGATATGTACCAAGCACCAGAGGTACCAACCGTAAAAGTTGGACACCCTAAGAAAGAGCAGGTAAATATTTTTGATACTTACACAGGGTATACAGAAGCATTAAATAAAGTAAGTATTGTACCACGTGTAACTGGTGAATTAAAAAATAGATATTTTGTACCAGGACAATATGTAAAAAAAGGTCAGCTTTTATTTCAGCTAGAAAAAGAACCTTATTTAAGTCAATTACATAAAGCAGAAGCTTCTGTTGAAAGAGCAAAAGCAGACGTGGCAGTAAAAGAAGCCACGTACAAATCTTACAAAAAATTAGTAAAAACAAGTGCAGTTTCTGAATTGCAATATTTAGAATCAAAAGCTAAAGTCGATGAATCGAAGGCGATGTTAGCAAATGCAAACTCACAATTAGAGGTGGCAACGACACAGTATTCTTATACTAAAATTACTGCACCAATAAGTGGAGTAATTTCAGATTATTATGTTGATAATGGCAATATAGTAACAGGTAATTCAGGAGTTCAATTAGCTTATATAGTTGATAGCCATCTTATGAATATTTACTTTACAATTCCTGCAGCCAAATATTATTCAATTATAAGAAGCAAAGAAAATGTTACTGACTTGCCAATTACTGTAATGGCTGATGATAATAAAACATTGTTATCAGAAGGAAAAGTAATTTACCATGATCCTAAGGTTGATCTAAATTCTGGTTCAATAACACTTAAAGCTCAAGTAAAGAACAATGATAAAGTTTTAGTTGATGGTACTTATGTTCGTGTGAAATTAGCCAAACGTGCTAAAGAAGATGTTCTTTTAATACCACAAGTAGCTGTAGAAAGAGACCAAGTAGGGCCATATGTATATACTGTAGCTCAAGATACTGTAGAACAGCATAGAATTAAATTAGGTACTCAAGTAGGGGAAAACGTAATTGTAACTTCTGGAGTTGAGTTAGATGATAATCTTATTGTTTCAGGCATTCAGCGTGCTAGAGTAGGAATTAAAGTACATGCAATTGCACAATAG